A stretch of DNA from Planococcus antarcticus DSM 14505:
CGATAAAATAAGTATTACTGCGTGAACCTTCTTCGGCCATCTCCAGTAATTGCTGCTGCAAAGACAGCGGCAGTAAATCGATTCTTTCACAGTAAATCGTGCCATCACCTATCTGTTTGCTATCTTCACCTAGTTGCTCGATGATGGTGCCGTCTGTTCCATGGGAATAGAGTGTATACATCTGTCTGCCAGAAGAATGCGCCCAATGAATCGCTTCCGCAATCAATTCTTTGCCGGTTCCCGATTCTCCCACCAGCAGCACTGGGAGTTTTGCTGTCGCTGCTTTTTCGGCCGTAGCAATCACTTTTTTCATACTTTTGGATAGAGCGGTAATCGTCGAGAAAGTGATAGGTTCGTCGTATTTTCTAAGTGGCTGATAAATCACTTTTTCAAGCGTTGTCACATCACGTGACAATTCAATGGCGCCAATTAGGTTTTTTCCATCGAGGACCGGATAAGTATCATTGATTGTCGTAATTTCCTGGCCTTTCCGGTTCCAATAAGTTTGTTTGACGTTAAAAACTGGCGTACCGCTTTGTAAAACCTGCAGCAGGGTGCTTTCATGCTGGTCGAAGCGGAACATCTCAAGCAGTGAACGATCTACCAGCTCCTCGAAATCGAACCCTTCAATTTCTCGCATTTTTTTATTATAAAGAATGGTTTTTCCTTTTGTATCTATGGCGTGAATCCCAATAGCCACGTGTTCTCCAGCAAATTTATAGAACGGGGATAAGTCGATATTTTCTGGCTTCAAAACGATCACTCCAAAATTATTTTGACTTTTTAAACGAAAATACTTGAATTATGCAACAATCTTTTGCATTATTATAAGTGGAAACAGTTTAAAAGTGCAAATTTTTTTTGCGCTTACTTAAAATTCAAGGAGGATTTACATGATTCCCTATAAACACGAACCGTTCACAGATTTCTCGGTTGATCAAAACCGCACAGATTACCTTGAGGGCTTGAAAACAGTTGAAGCTTACCTTGGACAAGACTACCCGTTAATTATTGGTGGAGAACGCATCACTACTGAAGATAAAATCGTTTCATTTAATCCTTCAAATAAAGAAGAACTAATTGGCAATGTCTCTAAGTCAAATAAAGAATTAGCTAAAAAAGCAATGCAGTCAGCTGACGAAGCTTTTAAAACATGGAAAAAAGTAAAACCTGAAGTTCGCGCTGATGTATTGCTTAGAGCGTCTGCAATTATACGCCGCCGCAAGTTCGAATTCTCAGCACTTTTAACAAAAGAAGCAGGCAAGCCTTGGAACGAAGCAGATGCAGATACAGCTGAAGCAATTGATTTCTTGGAATACTATGCTCGTCAAATGCTGCGCCTTAAAGATGGTATGCCAGTAGAAAGCCGTCCAGGTGAAGATAACCGTTATGACTACATTCCTTTAGGTGTAGGCGTTGTTATTTCCCCGTGGAACTTTGCATTCGCAATTATGGCTGGAACAACTGCAGCAGCGATGGTAGCAGGAAATACTGTACTATTAAAGCCAGCTTCAACAACGCCAATCGTTGCTTACAAGTTTATCGAAGTTCTTGAAGAAGCAGGTATGCCAGCAGGCGTGGTTAACTTTATTCCTGGACCAGGTTCTGAAGTTGGAGACTATTTAGTCGATCACCCGAACACTCGTTTTATCTCATTTACTGGTTCAAAAGAAGTCGGATTGCGCATCGCAGAACGTTCTTCAAAAGTGCACGAAGGACAAATTTGGATGAAACGTTTGATTGCTGAAATGGGCGGAAAAAATACAATGGTAGTGGATAAAGAAGCTGATCTTGAGCTTGCTGCGCAATCAATTGTGAAATCTGCTTTCGGCTTTAGTGGACAGAAATGTTCAGCTGGATCACGTGCAGTTATCGTTGAAGACGTATACGATACAGTACTTGAGCGCGTTATCGAATTGACGAAAGAATTGACAATCGGTGACCCAACAGATCAGTCTAACTACATGGGGCCAGTTATCGACGGCAACTCATATGACAAAATCATGAGCTATATCGAAATTGGTAAAGAAGAAGGACGTTTAGTAGCTGGTGGAGACGGAGATAATTCTAAAGGTTTCTTCGTAAACCCAACTGTCTTTGCAGATCTTGATCCACAAGCACGCATCATGCAGGAAGAAATCTTTGGCCCAGTTGTTGGCCTAATGAAAGCAAAAGATTTTGACCATGCACTTGAAATTGCCAACAATACGGAGTACGGCTTGACGGGTGCAGTTATCACAAACAACCGCGTGAACCTTGAAAAAGCCCGTGAAGATTTCCATGTCGGAAACCTATACTTTAACCGCGGTTGCACAGGTGCAATCGTTGGATATCAATCATTCGGCGGATTCAATATGTCAGGAACTGATTCAAAAGCAGGCGGACCAGATTATATCGGTCTTCATATGCAAGCAAAAATCACTTCTGAAATGTACTGATAAATCATAAA
This window harbors:
- a CDS encoding sigma-54-dependent Fis family transcriptional regulator, which codes for MKPENIDLSPFYKFAGEHVAIGIHAIDTKGKTILYNKKMREIEGFDFEELVDRSLLEMFRFDQHESTLLQVLQSGTPVFNVKQTYWNRKGQEITTINDTYPVLDGKNLIGAIELSRDVTTLEKVIYQPLRKYDEPITFSTITALSKSMKKVIATAEKAATAKLPVLLVGESGTGKELIAEAIHWAHSSGRQMYTLYSHGTDGTIIEQLGEDSKQIGDGTIYCERIDLLPLSLQQQLLEMAEEGSRSNTYFIASVGDDPVELIASHKLLKDLYYFFSSMTIKVEPLRSRKEDILPFVYDYFSRHRMKVGSVVRGLDEEVADLLYTYDWPGNLKELELLLDETTSMLTTQEIVTADMLPNHFKLKSDLNGAHKPEDFIVQSNTDLLPLEDYLFEAEIYYLQKAMDLHGGNVTKAAAALGMSRQNLQYRLRKIKKNEAQT
- the pruA gene encoding L-glutamate gamma-semialdehyde dehydrogenase, coding for MIPYKHEPFTDFSVDQNRTDYLEGLKTVEAYLGQDYPLIIGGERITTEDKIVSFNPSNKEELIGNVSKSNKELAKKAMQSADEAFKTWKKVKPEVRADVLLRASAIIRRRKFEFSALLTKEAGKPWNEADADTAEAIDFLEYYARQMLRLKDGMPVESRPGEDNRYDYIPLGVGVVISPWNFAFAIMAGTTAAAMVAGNTVLLKPASTTPIVAYKFIEVLEEAGMPAGVVNFIPGPGSEVGDYLVDHPNTRFISFTGSKEVGLRIAERSSKVHEGQIWMKRLIAEMGGKNTMVVDKEADLELAAQSIVKSAFGFSGQKCSAGSRAVIVEDVYDTVLERVIELTKELTIGDPTDQSNYMGPVIDGNSYDKIMSYIEIGKEEGRLVAGGDGDNSKGFFVNPTVFADLDPQARIMQEEIFGPVVGLMKAKDFDHALEIANNTEYGLTGAVITNNRVNLEKAREDFHVGNLYFNRGCTGAIVGYQSFGGFNMSGTDSKAGGPDYIGLHMQAKITSEMY